One genomic window of Mucilaginibacter terrenus includes the following:
- a CDS encoding GNAT family N-acetyltransferase, with translation MAHVLDNPTWNALISNNRHLGGGNDHVKYFDADVSPFVALRENTEENFRELYNVIPAERSVLFMTAGTTTIPDFWKAIATIPGYQMVHTGGTPEPNNLVAVKDLTAEHIPQMLALTKLTNPGPFAQRTIEFGHYKGVFSEEKLVAMTGQRMHAGNYMEVSAVCTHPDHLGKGYARQLLLHHIIRIKAEGGTPYLHVRDDNARAIKVYEDMGFVTRIPVTFYFMRKRV, from the coding sequence GGGAACGACCACGTAAAGTATTTTGATGCGGACGTTTCGCCCTTTGTAGCGTTGCGCGAAAATACCGAAGAAAACTTTCGTGAACTTTACAACGTGATCCCCGCAGAACGGTCGGTATTGTTTATGACTGCCGGGACCACGACCATCCCGGACTTCTGGAAAGCAATAGCAACTATTCCGGGTTACCAAATGGTCCATACGGGAGGCACACCAGAGCCAAACAACCTGGTAGCAGTTAAAGATCTTACGGCAGAGCACATACCCCAGATGCTTGCCCTTACAAAACTTACCAATCCTGGTCCGTTTGCGCAACGGACAATAGAATTCGGACACTACAAAGGCGTGTTCAGCGAAGAAAAGCTGGTAGCCATGACGGGCCAGCGTATGCACGCTGGAAATTACATGGAAGTAAGCGCCGTTTGCACACACCCGGATCACCTGGGAAAGGGTTATGCGCGGCAATTACTGCTGCACCACATCATCCGTATAAAAGCAGAAGGTGGTACACCCTACCTGCACGTCCGCGACGATAATGCACGCGCTATAAAGGTATACGAGGACATGGGCTTTGTTACCCGTATCCCTGTAACTTTTTACTTCATGCGCAAGCGGGTATAA
- a CDS encoding SDR family oxidoreductase has product MIEQDKLTRRQVIGGIGAAVATAAVTPVFGAGGPSAFDSGSTAAPLEDPTQKYPKPPFQEQSQPWPGLASQMNPRPDHGEKSYKGTGRLKGRKALITGGDSGMGRAAAIAYAREGADVAINYHPSEEPDAKEVIALIKAEGRKAVAIPGDLRDEAFCKKLVDTAVRELGGLDILVSNAARQQTKPSILDISTEDFDATMKTNIYAPFWIIKAALPHLPPGSAIIGTTSEQAYDPSADLYDYAQTKAATMNFVKSLAKQFASKGIRVNGVAPGPIWTPLQVSGGATMEKLKQFGGQTPFKRPGQPAELASIYVQLAAADASYATGQVYGSSGGAGQP; this is encoded by the coding sequence ATGATTGAACAGGATAAACTAACCCGTCGCCAGGTAATTGGCGGCATAGGCGCAGCAGTTGCCACGGCTGCCGTAACGCCGGTTTTTGGAGCCGGTGGACCATCAGCCTTTGATAGCGGCAGCACAGCGGCACCACTGGAAGACCCAACTCAAAAATACCCTAAGCCACCGTTCCAGGAGCAGTCGCAGCCATGGCCGGGACTGGCAAGCCAGATGAACCCACGGCCAGACCACGGCGAGAAAAGCTACAAAGGTACCGGCAGGCTTAAAGGCCGCAAAGCACTTATAACCGGTGGAGACTCTGGCATGGGCCGTGCGGCAGCCATTGCTTATGCACGCGAAGGTGCCGACGTAGCTATTAATTACCACCCTTCTGAAGAGCCGGATGCAAAAGAAGTAATTGCTTTGATTAAAGCGGAAGGCCGTAAGGCAGTAGCTATACCAGGCGACCTGCGCGACGAGGCATTTTGCAAGAAGCTTGTGGACACTGCTGTTAGAGAGCTGGGCGGTTTAGATATTTTGGTGAGCAATGCAGCCCGCCAGCAAACCAAACCGTCTATACTGGATATCAGCACCGAAGATTTTGATGCTACCATGAAGACCAATATATATGCGCCATTCTGGATCATCAAAGCGGCATTACCGCATTTGCCTCCGGGCTCTGCCATTATTGGTACCACATCAGAACAGGCTTACGATCCGTCCGCAGACCTGTATGATTATGCACAGACCAAAGCAGCTACCATGAACTTTGTTAAGTCACTGGCAAAGCAGTTTGCGTCTAAAGGCATAAGAGTGAACGGTGTAGCACCTGGACCAATCTGGACACCATTACAGGTGAGCGGTGGCGCTACTATGGAAAAGCTAAAACAGTTTGGCGGTCAAACACCCTTCAAGAGACCGGGCCAGCCGGCAGAACTTGCCTCAATTTATGTGCAGCTTGCCGCTGCAGATGCAAGCTACGCTACCGGGCAGGTTTACGGCTCATCAGGCGGCGCGGGCCAACCATAA